The window CGCAGTGAACAGGCGCTCAAAGCGGGTCGCCTTGCCCCACTTCCAAATTTCCCATATTTCGGCGCCGCCATTGGTCGAGTAAAAAATAAACTCCGCCCGGCCAACCAGATTCTCTGCCGGAATGAAGCCGACACCAGAATAGGCATTGTCGATGCGGCTATCGAGAGAATTGTCGCGGTTGTCGCCCATCGCGAAAAAATGACCCTCAGGCACGCTATAGACATCGGTATTGTCGAGATTTCCGTTGGGGTTGGCGTCGAGGGTGTGGTGGACGGCGCCGTTGGGCAAAATTTCCTCGAACTGAACGATGGAGCGTGACCGGCCGTAGACGTCATCGAAGGTAAAATTCTCAATCTGATTGCGCTCAATCGGGATGTCGTTGACGTAGAGAAGTCCTTCTTTGACCTGAATACGGTCGCCGGGCAGACCAACGATACGCTTGATATAATCGGTCTCGTTGTCGCGCGGCAGCTTGAACACTGCGACATCGCCGCGCTCGGGCTCGGAACCGAACAATCGCCCGGAGAACAGGTCGATTTCCCAGGGCAACGAATATTTGCTGTAGCCGTAGGCATATTTAGATACGAACAAATAGTCGCCAACCAGCAGCGTCGGGATCATCGAACCGGAGGGTATATTAAACGGCTCAAGCGCCACCGTGCGGACGACCATCGCGGCGATCACCGCATAGGCGACGGTGCGGATGGTGTCCCAGATTCCGCTAGATTTCCGTTTCTTTGGTCTGTCGCTGGACTTCGTTCTTGCCATGGGGCTCGTGGGCTCGTGGAAACTGGTTATGCGTGGCGACGGAATTGCCCAGCCTGCGTGAACCGCGTTCGCGTCATTCTTGCGAGGCGGCGAGGGCGGTGATGATCACGATGGCCTGGGCGGTCGGCGGTTCGTCGGTTAGAGACACGTCGATCTGTGTGGTCATGCCTGAAGGCGTTAGGGATTGCAAGCGTTCCGCCGCACCGCCCGTGAGCCGCATGGTCGGTTTTCCCGACGGCAGATTGACGACTTCCATGTCACGCCAAAAAACCCCCCGGCGAAATCCAGTGCCGAGCGCCTTGGAACAGGCCTCTTTGGCGGCGAAACGCCGGGCATAGCTTTCGGCGCGCGCCGCGCGGCGTTCGGATTTCGCGCGTTCGCCCTCGGTGAAAATGCGGTGGATAAAGCGATCGCCAAAGCGCTCCAGAGTGCGCTCGATGCGCCGGATATCGATGAGATCGCTGCCCAGGCCAATAATCATCTGCGAAACAGGGCCGCGCGAGCCGCCGCAACGAATATTTCGATTTGTCGCCGTTTGATCGATCTTGACGCCCGGCTTGCCCGCCCGCTCATCCGCCCTTGCTTTCGCCGACGGCGCGTTTGATAGGCGTGATTGTCGCAGACGGCCGCGGGTCCTCCTGATGAGAAGGTTCCGGAATGGTCAAATCATCGACCGATTGGCTGGCGCTGGCAGGCAATTTCCCGGTGTTGCTGTTTGCCACCGCGTTCGCCCGTTCGCGCTGTTGCTCGGCCAAGACCTGCTGGCGCTTGATGCGACTGGTATGGCGGTGATGCTGATAATTGGCGATCGCGCGGTGGATGGGAATGTAGAAAATCACCCAAGTCACAAGGCCGGCCGGGATGCCACCGATGATCATCGGCACGCCGATGGTTGAAAAATGATCGAAAATCATGGTGAGGCTGAGGTCGGAAAAACTCAGCTCCGGCATTTCCCGCCCAAGAATTTTGCTACCCAACCACAGGACACCAAACCAGATTCCCGGAAAGGTCCAGGGATTGCCGATTGCGGTACCGATAGCGGAGGCGAGAAGGTTGGCGCGCAACCCCCAAGCCAGAAAGGCGGCCAGGAGAAAATGTAAGCCGATGAACGGCGTGAACGACACGGCAGCGCCGAGAGCGAATCCGCAAGCAATCGAATAGGGCGTGCCGGGAAGCCGCTTGATGCGGAACCCATAATATTTTCCGGCACGCCGCCAGCCCATCCGCGGCCAGAGCAGCTCCACCAGCCGGGCCAGGATGGAGCGTCTGCGCCGACGGCGGAATACGCTCAAGCCGAGCCTCCCCCGGACCGAAGGCAGATACCCGGCGCAAAACCGGAAATCGCATGGCGATGCATCGCTTTGTACTTCATCTTTCTCCCTATCGACGGCCCAATTTTGTTTTTTTAATGACCGTGGATATTGCAAAATATCGTAATGACAGGGCGTTGCGCAAGCGATCCGCCCCATTCCGCGGACCGTGACCCGGCCGATAATCTATATATGTGCGTCTTTGTCGCCGCTTGCGAGCACCCTATTCGAAGAAACTCGCGATATCCGCCAATGCTTTCCGCGTGATATCGGGCACTTTTGCGTGCTTGGCAGGAGGCCCGCGACCACGATCATGACTACGCGCTCATTGTCCCGGCGGGCGGGCGGCCCGGCGAGCAGGCGGGTGGACAGGCGAGCAGGCTGCGCCCAACCGCATGGAATTGGGCGTAGGGGTGAGCGTGGCGAGGCCCACATGATAAAGCGCGGTCAACACCAAGCCAACCAAGATACCGATGCTTTCGGCTGCGTCATATTGCTTGATACGCTCGCCCACCGCATCGACGTCATAATTGCGTTGAAAGGCGATGATTAGTTTGGGGCGCGGTTTCGAGATGGGATTTGTTGGCGTCTGTGCCGAGCGGCTCCCGCACTTTCCGCCGCGCCTGGGGCGCGGGCCGACTAACTCCGCGCCCGATCGACACTGCTGACGCTGGGAATGGCGCGCAAGGCCGCAATGATATCGGTCAAATGGCGCGAGTCCTGCACCTCGACATCAACGAGAAAATCGAAAAATTCCGCCGAGCGGCTGGTGATCTTGAGATTGTTGATATTGCCTTTGTTCTTGGCGATCGACATGGACAATTCGCCGAGCGAACCGGCCTCATTCGCCACCACAAGGGTCAATCGGCCGACATGGGTGCTATTTTCGGCTTCCTCTTTGTCCCAGGACAGATCCAGCCATCTCTCCGGTGTATCGCCGAAGCTGACCAGCGTATCGCAATCGATGGTATGGACGGTGACGCCGATGCCGGTGGTGACAATGCCGACAATGCGGTCCCCCGGCAGCGGACTGCAACATTCCGCGAGATGCACCGCCACACCAGGCACCAACCCACGGATAGGAATCGCCGCGTCGCCGGCCTTGGTCGATCCCGACCGGCCGCGCACCAAAGACAGGGCGCGCGACGCAACGCCAGGGCGCCGGCGCGTTGGGAAGCAGGCGTCGCGAAAATCCCGGCCAGTCAAAAGACCCTGGCCGAGGGCGATAAACAGCTCCGATTCGGTTTTTAGCTTGAGCCTGGGTAGGGCCCGATCGATCACCGCCTGGGCATATGTTTCACCAATCTCGCGAAAGGCCTTTTCAGCAATCGCCCGGCCCAGAGATTCATATTCTTTGCGCTGCTTGGAACGGATGAAGCGCCTAACGCTGGCCCGCGCCTTGCCGGTCACCAGAAACCCTTCCCAAGTGGGCGACGGTGCGGGCACGGTGGAGCGGACGATTTCGACTTGATCGCCATTGGAAAGCCGCGTTCTCAGCGGCACCATGCGGCCATTTATCTTGGCGCCAACACAGGTATCGCCGACTTGGGAATGCACCGCGTAGGCGAAATCTACCGGCGTCGCGCCGCGCGGCAAATTGATGAGATCGCCATGCGGCGTAAAACAAAACACCTGATCACGGAACATTTCCAATTTGGTGTGCTCGAGGAATTCCTCCGGACCCGACGCATTGTCGAGGATGTCCAATAGCTCACGCAGCCAGCGATATTGCTTGCCGTCACTGCCGGTATCGGCCTGCTTGAAGGCCCAATGGGCGGCGACGCCAAGTTCCGCTTCCTCGTGCATCTCACGGGTGCGAATTTGTATTTCGATGCGTTGGCGTTCCGGACCCATCACGCTGGTGTGCAGGGAACGATAGCCGTTCGGCTTTGGCGTGCTGATGTAATCCTTGAATCTTCCGGGCACCATGGGATAGGCGCCATGCACAAAGCCGAGGGCGCAGTAGCAATCCGCATCACTGTCAACAATGATGCGGAAGGCAACGATGTCGGAGAGCTGCTCGAAGGCTATATTCTTGACCTCCATTTTGCGCCAGATCGAATAAAGGCGCTTTTCGCGCCCTTCGACGACGGCGCGGAAGCGGTGCCCAGCCAACATCTCGCGCAGGGCGTCGAGAATGCGCGGCACGATATCGCCGGCTTCTTCGCGCAGAAAATCAAGGCGAGCCTTTACTGAGTTGCGGGCATCCATGTTGATCTCGGCAAACGCCAGATCTTCCAGCTCCTCGGTGATGGTCTGCAAACCGATGCGCTCGGCAAGCGGCGCATAAATTTCCATCGTTTCATTGGCGATGCGCCGGCGCTTGTCTTGGTTTTCGATGAAACCGAGCGTGCGCATATTGTGCAAGCGGTCGGCGAGTTTGACCAAAAGCACGCGGATATCCTTTGACATCGCGAGAACAAATTTGCGGAAATTCTCAGCGTGCTTAGTTTGATCCGATTGCAGTTCCAACTGGCTGAGTTTGGTCACACCATCGACGAGCCGAGCGACGGGCGAGCCAAATTGACGCTCAATCTCGTCGAGAGACGCCAGCGTGTCCTCCACGGTATCGTGCAGCAGCGCGGTGACGATGGTATCGCAATCGAGCTTGAGCTCGGTCAGGATGCCCGCCACTTCAAGGGGATGGGAAAAATAGGGATCGCCGCTGGCACGCTTTTGCGCGCCGTGGGCTTTTAGGGAAAAAACATAGGCGCGGTTCAACGCGCCTTCATCCGCCGTCGGATCGTACGCCTTAACGCGTTCGACAAGTTCGTATTGACGAATCACTGCATGTCATGCGCTCGGCCTGTCCGCGATATTCCGGGGCCGGAATTATTATTTTATTGGCGTCGCGCCCACAGAATTAAACTGTGGAACTAAATCGTGGACAATTCGCGCTCAGGCCTCCTCGTCGGTACTGGTGGATTTGGGCTCGCTGTCGGCATCTTCAACGCTTTTATCGTCATCGTCGAGTTTCGGCGCGAATACCGCGTCAGCGCCGACGGCTGCGGCCTCTTCTTCATCGCTTTCCGGAACCCTTGAGGTTGTCACGCCGGCCCAGGCTTGCTCAGCCGACAACACCGCCAGATTTTCCTCCTCTGGCTCGTCCAATTCTTGGTCGATATCGGCGCCATGCTCCACTTCGTATTTCAGCGCATCGAGGTCAATGGTCTCTTCGGCAATTTCGCGCAGCGCCACGACCGGATTCTTGTCGTTGTCGCGCTCAACCGTCAACGGTGCACCGGAATGAATATTCCGTGCCCGCCGGGAAGCGAGCAAAACCAGCTCAAAGCGGTTTGGGATCTTATCGACACAATCTTCAACGGTTACACGCGCCATGCTGCGGGCACTCCATAATAAAACAAACAAATGCGGATCAAAAGGCCGCGAAACCTACCCGTTTGCCACCTCTCACGCAAGTTAATATGGGTGTTTTTGGCGGAAATCAAAGGCCTCTTAGGATTCCAGGAGGTCTATTTTCTGGCCCGCAGGCAAGGTGGCGATGAGATCATCAATATGCCGGCCGTCTTTGGGATGGCGCCACTCGGGTGCGATTTCCACAAGCGGCAGTAGCACAAAGGCGCGTTGGCTCAGCCGCGGGTGCGGCAACCGCAGCGCTGGGCCGTTTTCGTCGGCGGCCCGATCAAATATCTGGCCGTTGAAATCGATCAGATCGAGGTCCATCACACGTGCCGCATTCGGCTCACCGCGGCGACGCCCGAAGTCAAATTCAATGTCGAGCAGGACCGCCATCAAGGCGGTGGACGAAAGCCCGCTTTCTACCCGCGCGACGCCGTTTACAAACATTGGCTGATCGGCCGACGGATAGGGCGCACTGCGATACCAGTTGGAACACTGGATCACGGCGACGCCGAGTTCGTCCAGGCGGCGCAACGCCGCTTCCAGCGCCAGCCGCGGCGTGCCATATCGCTCGGTTGCAAGATTGGCTCCCAAAGCGATAAATATCATCTCAGCCCAGCCGAAACGCCGGGGACTTGCCGCAGATGGCGACACGACATTAATATTAGCCATAACGTGACTTTTATTCGCACCAAATTGATTTAGCCCACCTCGATTAACTCTGCCGTTCGGGAATAACTCGCGAAATTTGCTGGCATATTTAGAAAATGGATTTTTTTCATGTTTAATTTTTATTCTGACGAACGTATCGGACTATTCATAGACGGTTCCAACCTTTACGCGGCCGCCCGATCGCTTGCTTTCGACATCGATTACAAACGCCTGCTCAGCGTTTTCGCAAAGAAAGGGCGGCTCATTCGCGCCTTTTACTATACGGCGCTGTTAGAGGATCAGGAATATTCGCCGATTCGCCCGCTCGTCGATTGGCTGGATTATAACGGCTACACCATGGTGACCAAACCGGCCAAGGAATTCACCGATTCAACCGGGCGGCGCAAGATCAAGGGCAATATGGACATTGAACTGGCCGTCGACATGATCGAAATGGCGCCGGTTCTGGATCATATCGTGCTGTTTTCCGGAGATGGAGATTTCCGCCGCCTGGTTGAGGCGGTGCAGTATAAGGGCTTGCGCGTCACGGTCGTCAGTACGGTGCGCTCGCAGCCGCCGATGGTGGCCGACGAGTTGCGCCGCCAAGCCGATTATTTTGTTGAACTGAAAGACCTTCAGGCAGAGATCGGCCGCGCGCCGCAGGGGCGCGAAGAAGACCAGCGAGAAGGCCCAAACGCGGCGCAGATTCACCAAAGCCTTGCCGACGAAGACGGCGACGGCGATGAATTTCCGGGCGAATCCTTTGAAGAAGAAGACGACGGCGGCGACGGCGACGACCAAGTTGACGCGAAATAGTATGGCGACCCCACGGGATAATATGGCGACGCCACACGGGCCGCAGGCGCCACAGGCACCGCAGCGGAACTGCCAAAAATGCCCGCGCCTCGTTGCCTATCGCGAGGCCAGCCGCGCCGCGCATCCCGACTGGCATAACGCCCCGGTGGCGAGCGCTGGGCCGCTCACCGCCCGGCTACTGATCGCCGGATTGGCGCCCGGCATCAGAGGCGCCAACCGCACGGGGCGGCCGTTCACCGGTGACTTTGCCGGCGATCTTCTCTATGCGACCTTGATCAAGTTCGGCTTTGCAAAAGGTGTCTACGCCCGCACCGCGGATGATGGCGTCAGCTTTGAAGATTGCCGCATTACCAACGCCGTACGCTGCGTGCCGCCGCAAAACAAACCGACCGCCGCCGAGATCGCCGCCTGCCGGCCGTTCCTGGAAAGTGAAATCGGCGCGATGCCGAATTTGCGGGTCATTCTTGCGCTCGGCGGGATCGCGCACCAAACTGTGCTGCGCAATCTCGGGCACAAGGTGAGCGCCTATAAGTTTGGCCATCGCGCGTGCCATGAATTATCCGCCAGCCTCACGATGATCGACAGCTATCACTGCTCGCGGCTCAACACCAATACGGGACGCTTGACCGAGGCCATGTTCCACGACGTGTTCGACGATATCCGTCGGCTGGTGGCGGCACCGCGCGCCGGCGGCCGAAATTAGGGCATTTCACGTTCACCTGCGTTCACGCAAAACGCTCTATCTCCTTTTAATTTAAGCAAATGCGTCGTCGCAGGTGATTCCACCTGCTCAGGACTTGCTCTAGTTATTGGCGCGCAGCAGGCGTTGCTTGTCGCGATTCCAATCGCGCTCTTTATCCGACGCGCGTTTGTCATGTTTGCGCTTACCGCTCGCCATGGCGATTTCGACCTTGGCCCGTCCGCGCTCGTTGAAATAGAGGGTGAGCGGCACCAAAGTCATACCACCGCCGCGCTTCAAGCTGCCGCTGAGCTTCTCGATCTCGCGTTTTCTAAGTAGCAGTTTGCGGGCGCGGGTGGGCTCATGATTGTAGCGCCCGCCAGCGGCATATTCGGGGATATGCGCATTAACTAGAAAAATCTCGCCGCTGCGTTCGATTGCGTAGGATTCGCCCATGCTGGCGCGGCCCAGGCGCAGGGACTTAACTTCGGTTCCGGTCAGCATAATTCCCGCCTCGAACTTCTCGGCGATATGATAATTGTGCCGTGCTTTGCGGTTTTGGGCGACAATATCGCGGCCATCGCTCTTCTGTGTGGCCATGTCAAAGGCGGCTTAAGCCGCCGCATCCTTCAGCAGGCCAAGTGCGCGCAAGGTTGCTTCGATCCGTTCTTTGCTAGCGCTTGACGGCGGGCACATGGGTAGCCGCATTTCGGCGCGGCACTTACCGAGCAGATAAGCCGCATATTTTACTGGTATCGGGCTTGATTCGCAGAACAGCACATCGTGCAGCGGCATGAGGCGGGTGTGCAGCTCAAGCGCCTTGGCCGCGTCGCCGGATTTCCACGCGGCATAGAATTCGGCGCAGGCGCGCGGCGCGACGTTTGACGTGACCGATATGCATCCGTGCCCACCCTGGGCAAAGAAGCCTATCGCCGTGCCGTCCTCGCCTGACATTTGGTTGAAGCCGCCTGGAATCGCCAGGCGCGTCAAGGTCGGGCGGGTAAGATCGGCGGTGGCATCCTTCACGCCGACGATATTCGGCAATGCCGCCAGGCGCGCCATGGTCTCGACGCTCATATTCACGACGCTGCGCCCGGGGATATTGTATATATATAGCGGGATCGCCACCGCATCCTGGATCGCTTTGAAATGCTGATACATGCCTTCTTGGGTCGGCTTATTGTAGTAGGGCATGACCAGAAGCGCGGCGTCGGCGCCGGCTTGCTTGGCGTGACGCGTCAACTCAATGGCTTCGGCAGTGCTGTTGGAACCGGACCCGGCGAGGACCGGCACCCGCCCCTTCGCCACACCGATGCAAATCTCGGTAATCCGCTTATGTTCGTCATGGCTGAGCGTGGGCGATTCGCCGGTCGTGCCGCACGGCACCAATCCGGACACGCCCTCGGCAATTTGCCACTCGACCAAGGCGCGGAACGCGTCTTCATCGACCGCGCCGTCGCGCATCGGCGTAATCAGGGCCGTGCAATAGCCTTCTAACATGGTGCTCTCCGCACTCGTAACATGGCGCTCTCCGCACTCGAATTATTAAGAGTTTTCCGAGCATAATTTGCCGTTGACCGGAGGACAAGGCCGGCGCCAATCGCCTTGCCGGATTGCAGACGCCCGGCCTAAGATCGCGGCCCGGCGGTTTGAGAAGGATATTCAGTTTTGAAAGGGCGTTCGTGCGCATTTTTCTCCCGCTAATCTTGGCAGCCATAATTTTTTGCGGTGCGGCCATTTCGCAGCGCGCGATTGCGGAGACGCTGTTGCCGCCGCCGGTTTCAGGCATGGACGCAAAATTTTACATCACCGCCTTCAAAGAGGCCGGAAGCGGACGGTGGTCGGCCGCCCACCGGATCGCGGCGCGTGCACGCGATCCGCTCGGCGCCAAGGTACTGCGCTGGATGGACTACGCACGGGCGCATAATCCTGCTTCGTTCGACGAAATTTCCACTTTCATTGCCAACAACCCCGATTGGCCGAGCCAGTCGGGGCTGGAAGCCAGCGCCGAAACCGCGATGCTGGGCGTCGACGACGACACGCGCATACGCGACTGGTTCCGCTGGCGCGATCCGGTAAGCCGCGACGGGCGTCTGCGCTTCGCCGATGTATTGATCGCCGATGGCGACGTGGCGCGCGCCGCAATATTCATCCGCGAGGCCTGGGTAGGAAACAATTTCTCCGGCGCGGACCTCAAGATCATTTTCGGCCGCTACAAGAACTATTTGCGCCAGGAAGATCATGACGCGCGTCTCGACCGGCTGATCTGGGACAATCGCCAGCGCGATGCGCGGCGTATGTTCCGCTATGTCGACAAGCGCCAGCGGGCCGTGGCGGAGGCGCGGATGGCGCTGCATGCGTTCGCCGGCGGCGTCGATGGCGCCATCGCCCGGGTGCCAGAGGACCTGCTCGCATCAGCGGGCCTGATGTATGAGCGCCTGCGCTGGCGCCGGCGCAAGGGACGCGATGACGGCGCCGAAGAAATATTGTTCGCGGCGCCGGAGGAATTGGGCCGGCCGAAACTATGGTGGCGCGAGCGCGCTATCCAGACGCGCCGGGCGCTAAACAGCGGCCGCGTCTCCGATGCCTACCGCTTGGCCTCTGGGCACGGCCAAATCGAGAGCTCCACTTTTGCCGAGGCGGAATGGCTGGCGGGCTGGATCGCGCTGCGTTTCCTCGGTGACAATACCGCGGCGTATGAACATTTTACCCGTCTCTATGAGGCGGTGTTCATGCCGATCAGCCGCGCCCGCGCCGCCTATTGGGCGGGCCGTGCCGCCACGGCCATGGGCGATCCGGATGGCGCGGCGCTGTGGTACGCCCAAGCGGCGCACTATCCCGGCACCTATTACGGCCAGCTCGCGGCGGCGCGCATCGGCGGCGCCAAGGCGCTGTTATTTGCCAATGAATCGCGCACCGGCGAGGAGATCGCCAACGCGGTCATCGCCGACAATGAAATGTTCGCCGTTATCCGCCTGCTGAACTTTCTTGGTCAAGACCGTTTGGCCGGCGTCTTCGTGAGCCACTTGGTGGAAATATCGAAGGGGCCGGCGGACCATGCCCTGATTGCCGGCCTTGCGCATGCACTCGGCCGCTATGACCTGGCCATCCGCGCGGCCAAACAGGCGACGCGCGACGGTTATATTTCGAACGCGCGGATATTTCCGCTGGTCGATTTACCTTTCGCATACGCCAACGACGAACTTGAGCACGCACTAGTTCTGGCGCTGACACGCCAGGAAAGTCTGTTCGACCGGGAGATCGCAAGCCCTGCCGGCGCGCGCGGGCTGATGCAGCTGATGCCGGCAACGGCGAGCCAAGTATCGCGCGGCCTGCGCCTGCCCTACGCCAAAAACAAACTCACCCAGGCTGCCTATAACGTGAAACTGGGCAGCACCTATTTGGCCAACATGATCGATAAACATGACGGCTCCTACGTTCTGGCCCTGGCCGCCTATAACGCCGGCCCGACCAATGTGCGGCGCTGGCTGCGCGCCAATGGCGACCCGCGCCAAGATTCCGAAGTAGATTTGGTCGACTGGATCGAGATGATTCCGATTCCCGAAACCAGAAACTACGTGCAGCGTGTTTTGGAAGGCGTTCAAGCCTATCGCTGGCAGTTGGGGGTCGAGGTTGACGCTGCCAGCATCGAGCGTGATTTGGCGCGAGGTTTCTCAGCGCGGGTTCTGGCCAGCCGATGCGACCCTGGCGATGCCGATGCGGCGATCGCGGTCGCGGATTTGGCGGCGCACTGTTAGAAGCGCCGGATTTGGCGGCGCGCTGTTAGAAGCGCCGGATTTGCCCCGGCGAAGCCCGGCCCTTGGCGCTCGCGCGGCAGCGGTGTAGATTGGCAGCTACAGAAAATTGGGGCCGGTTACGAGGCATAGGTAGAGGTATGATTGCCATGATTGCGAAGCAGGGATTGCCGCGACTCATCGCCGCTGCCGGGCTGGCCGTGGCGCTCCTTGTTCCACTTACCGCGCCATCGGCGGCAGCGGACGATCCTCCTCAGAACGCGGTCGAGCTGCGCGTCTCGGGCGTCGTACACGAACCGGCCGGGCGATACGGGCAGTTCACCTATACACGCGAATTCCACGACCTTAGCGGGCGCGGCGCAAAGATACGCCATGGCCGGGTCTGTTACAGCAGCGGCGGCTGCATCTCTGCGCCACTTGAATATATTGTCGAACCCGGCGGAGTGCTGGTGCAGGAGGGTCAGCTGCTAATGCCCATGTCGATCTCCCAGGCCTTCGACTTTACTTATGTCGGCGAGGATGGCGAAGGCGGCGACGTGACCGTCAAGGCACGTATTTTGGTCGTCGGCGATCAACTGGAACTTCAGGAACTTGAGTAATTCAGAGCGCGTCGTGACGCGCCTCGGCACCGCCGACAGGCGCGAATCAAACGAGGCAGACAGGCGCGAATCAGACGAGGCCAACAGGCGCGATTCCACCATGCTTCGTGATGACGGGGCTGGTGATGGCATCAACGTCTAAATCCACAGACCGGGATACCGACCAGAGTACCGCCCGGGACGCCCACCGCGAGCGCTTGATGCTACCCAATTATGCCGATGTGTGTGCTGCGGCCGAGCGCCTAGCAGGCAGCGCAGTGCGCACGCCACTGCTCGAATCAATCTGGCTGAACGAGCATATCGGCGGGCGCCTTCTGATCAAGGCCGAGCCATTGCAGCGCACCGGCTCGTTCAAATTCCGCGGCGCCTATAATTGCATTAGCCAACTCGACCGCGCCGCCCGGGCGCAAGGAGTGGTCGCCTATTCCTCCGGCAATCATGCGCAAGCGGTGGCGGCGGCAGCGCACATGCTCGGCGCGCCGGCGACCATCGTTATGCCGAACAATGCGCCGGCGGTGAAAGTCGCCGGGACAAAACGC of the Pseudomonadota bacterium genome contains:
- the lepB gene encoding signal peptidase I, with product MARTKSSDRPKKRKSSGIWDTIRTVAYAVIAAMVVRTVALEPFNIPSGSMIPTLLVGDYLFVSKYAYGYSKYSLPWEIDLFSGRLFGSEPERGDVAVFKLPRDNETDYIKRIVGLPGDRIQVKEGLLYVNDIPIERNQIENFTFDDVYGRSRSIVQFEEILPNGAVHHTLDANPNGNLDNTDVYSVPEGHFFAMGDNRDNSLDSRIDNAYSGVGFIPAENLVGRAEFIFYSTNGGAEIWEIWKWGKATRFERLFTAIR
- the acpS gene encoding holo-ACP synthase, coding for MIIGLGSDLIDIRRIERTLERFGDRFIHRIFTEGERAKSERRAARAESYARRFAAKEACSKALGTGFRRGVFWRDMEVVNLPSGKPTMRLTGGAAERLQSLTPSGMTTQIDVSLTDEPPTAQAIVIITALAASQE
- a CDS encoding DUF2062 domain-containing protein → MSVFRRRRRRSILARLVELLWPRMGWRRAGKYYGFRIKRLPGTPYSIACGFALGAAVSFTPFIGLHFLLAAFLAWGLRANLLASAIGTAIGNPWTFPGIWFGVLWLGSKILGREMPELSFSDLSLTMIFDHFSTIGVPMIIGGIPAGLVTWVIFYIPIHRAIANYQHHRHTSRIKRQQVLAEQQRERANAVANSNTGKLPASASQSVDDLTIPEPSHQEDPRPSATITPIKRAVGESKGG
- a CDS encoding bifunctional (p)ppGpp synthetase/guanosine-3',5'-bis(diphosphate) 3'-pyrophosphohydrolase, whose amino-acid sequence is MIRQYELVERVKAYDPTADEGALNRAYVFSLKAHGAQKRASGDPYFSHPLEVAGILTELKLDCDTIVTALLHDTVEDTLASLDEIERQFGSPVARLVDGVTKLSQLELQSDQTKHAENFRKFVLAMSKDIRVLLVKLADRLHNMRTLGFIENQDKRRRIANETMEIYAPLAERIGLQTITEELEDLAFAEINMDARNSVKARLDFLREEAGDIVPRILDALREMLAGHRFRAVVEGREKRLYSIWRKMEVKNIAFEQLSDIVAFRIIVDSDADCYCALGFVHGAYPMVPGRFKDYISTPKPNGYRSLHTSVMGPERQRIEIQIRTREMHEEAELGVAAHWAFKQADTGSDGKQYRWLRELLDILDNASGPEEFLEHTKLEMFRDQVFCFTPHGDLINLPRGATPVDFAYAVHSQVGDTCVGAKINGRMVPLRTRLSNGDQVEIVRSTVPAPSPTWEGFLVTGKARASVRRFIRSKQRKEYESLGRAIAEKAFREIGETYAQAVIDRALPRLKLKTESELFIALGQGLLTGRDFRDACFPTRRRPGVASRALSLVRGRSGSTKAGDAAIPIRGLVPGVAVHLAECCSPLPGDRIVGIVTTGIGVTVHTIDCDTLVSFGDTPERWLDLSWDKEEAENSTHVGRLTLVVANEAGSLGELSMSIAKNKGNINNLKITSRSAEFFDFLVDVEVQDSRHLTDIIAALRAIPSVSSVDRARS
- the rpoZ gene encoding DNA-directed RNA polymerase subunit omega, whose protein sequence is MARVTVEDCVDKIPNRFELVLLASRRARNIHSGAPLTVERDNDKNPVVALREIAEETIDLDALKYEVEHGADIDQELDEPEEENLAVLSAEQAWAGVTTSRVPESDEEEAAAVGADAVFAPKLDDDDKSVEDADSEPKSTSTDEEA
- the folK gene encoding 2-amino-4-hydroxy-6-hydroxymethyldihydropteridine diphosphokinase, whose product is MANINVVSPSAASPRRFGWAEMIFIALGANLATERYGTPRLALEAALRRLDELGVAVIQCSNWYRSAPYPSADQPMFVNGVARVESGLSSTALMAVLLDIEFDFGRRRGEPNAARVMDLDLIDFNGQIFDRAADENGPALRLPHPRLSQRAFVLLPLVEIAPEWRHPKDGRHIDDLIATLPAGQKIDLLES
- a CDS encoding NYN domain-containing protein → MFNFYSDERIGLFIDGSNLYAAARSLAFDIDYKRLLSVFAKKGRLIRAFYYTALLEDQEYSPIRPLVDWLDYNGYTMVTKPAKEFTDSTGRRKIKGNMDIELAVDMIEMAPVLDHIVLFSGDGDFRRLVEAVQYKGLRVTVVSTVRSQPPMVADELRRQADYFVELKDLQAEIGRAPQGREEDQREGPNAAQIHQSLADEDGDGDEFPGESFEEEDDGGDGDDQVDAK
- a CDS encoding uracil-DNA glycosylase, whose protein sequence is MATPHGPQAPQAPQRNCQKCPRLVAYREASRAAHPDWHNAPVASAGPLTARLLIAGLAPGIRGANRTGRPFTGDFAGDLLYATLIKFGFAKGVYARTADDGVSFEDCRITNAVRCVPPQNKPTAAEIAACRPFLESEIGAMPNLRVILALGGIAHQTVLRNLGHKVSAYKFGHRACHELSASLTMIDSYHCSRLNTNTGRLTEAMFHDVFDDIRRLVAAPRAGGRN
- the smpB gene encoding SsrA-binding protein SmpB; this encodes MATQKSDGRDIVAQNRKARHNYHIAEKFEAGIMLTGTEVKSLRLGRASMGESYAIERSGEIFLVNAHIPEYAAGGRYNHEPTRARKLLLRKREIEKLSGSLKRGGGMTLVPLTLYFNERGRAKVEIAMASGKRKHDKRASDKERDWNRDKQRLLRANN
- the dapA gene encoding 4-hydroxy-tetrahydrodipicolinate synthase, which translates into the protein MLEGYCTALITPMRDGAVDEDAFRALVEWQIAEGVSGLVPCGTTGESPTLSHDEHKRITEICIGVAKGRVPVLAGSGSNSTAEAIELTRHAKQAGADAALLVMPYYNKPTQEGMYQHFKAIQDAVAIPLYIYNIPGRSVVNMSVETMARLAALPNIVGVKDATADLTRPTLTRLAIPGGFNQMSGEDGTAIGFFAQGGHGCISVTSNVAPRACAEFYAAWKSGDAAKALELHTRLMPLHDVLFCESSPIPVKYAAYLLGKCRAEMRLPMCPPSSASKERIEATLRALGLLKDAAA